A window of the Cucurbita pepo subsp. pepo cultivar mu-cu-16 chromosome LG01, ASM280686v2, whole genome shotgun sequence genome harbors these coding sequences:
- the LOC111795488 gene encoding protein disulfide-isomerase 5-2-like (The sequence of the model RefSeq protein was modified relative to this genomic sequence to represent the inferred CDS: added 121 bases not found in genome assembly) codes for MMIVRLSTVKMQRSWQVLVLVLVSLLSLPSSSFSTADLPLSADGTVLELDESNFDLAISSFDYILVDFYAPWCGHCKRLSPELDAAAPQLAKLKEPIVLAKLNADKFTRLAKKYDVDAYPTIKIFMHGVPVDYYGPRKAELLVRYLKKFVAPDVSILESDSSINEFVEASGPYFPIYLGFGLDESIISKFAIKYKKKAWFSVAKGFSEDIMVSYDFDKVPALVSIHPNYNNERSIFYGPFEDKFLEEFIKQSLFPLVLPINYDTLKLLKDDERKIALTIVKDEDDDQTKNLINLLKAAASANRDLVFAYVGAKQWGEFADSFGDKKTTLPKMIIWDGKEEYLMVIGSESIIGNDHASEISQFVEGYREGRTEERRVAGPSFIGFINSMIGTWSVYIIVFIVAIVMLFQYLTKDDNEYHRVDTPARDQVDQISGSSTSQVERTEYRAGDKED; via the exons CGGCGGATGGAACGGTGTTGGAGCTCGACGAATCCAATTTCGATCTCGCCATTTCTTCATTTGATTACATATTGGTCGACTTTTACGCCCCTTGGTGCGGCCACTGCAAGCGTCTTTCTCCAGAG TTGGACGCTGCTGCACCTCAGCTTGCCAAATTGAAGGAGCCTATAGTTCTTGCAAAACTGAATGCTGACAAGTTTACTCGTCTTGCTAAAAAATATGACGTTGA TGCCTATCCTACAATCAAGATCTTCATGCATGGCGTTCCAGTAGACTATTATGGACCAAGGAAAGCAGAGTTACTTGTCCgttatttgaagaaatttgttGCCCCAGATGTCTCAATTCTCGAGTCAGACTCATCGATTAATGAATTTGTTGAAGCTTCTGGGCCTTACTTCCCTATTTATTTGGGTTTCGGTTTAGATGAAtctattatttctaaatttgcTATCAAGTACAAGAAGAAAGCTTGGTTTTCAGTGGCCAAGGGATTCTCGGAGGATATCATGGTATCTTATGATTTTGATAAAGTTCCTGCCTTGGTTTCTATCCATCCAAATTACAACAATGAACGGAGCATTTTTTATGGTCCCTTTGAAG ATAAATTCTTGGAGGAGTTCATAAAACAAAGCTTGTTCCCTCTTGTTCTGCCCATAAACTACGACACACTTAAGCTACTAAAGGACGATGAGAGGAAAATAGCACTCACAATAGTGAAGGATGAGGATGATGACCAGACAAAGAATTTGATCAATTTATTAAAGGCTGCTGCATCTGCTAATCGTGACTTGGTGTTTGCTTATGTCGGGGCTAAACAGTGGGGAGAATTTGCTGATTCATTTGGGGACAAGAAGACCACATTACCAAAAATGATCATTTGGGATGGGAAGGAGGAATACTTAATG GTTATTGGTTCAGAAAGCATCATTGGGAACGACCATGCATCGGAAATCTCTCAATTTGTTGAAGGATATAGGGAAGGGAGAactgaagaaagaagagttgCAGGTCCTTCGTTTATTGGCTTCATAAATTCAATGATAGGCACCTGGAGTGTATACATCATTGTATTTATAGTTGCAATAGTAATGCTTTTCCAATACCTCACAAAAGATGATAACGAATATCATAGAGTCGATACTCCTGCTCGGGATCAGGTTGACCAAATTAGTGGCAGCTCTACCTCACAGGTTGAAAGGACTGAGTACAGGGCTGGTGACAAGGAAGATTGA
- the LOC111791129 gene encoding uncharacterized protein LOC111791129, producing the protein MFQSSRRTRSFSSSSSSSSSSSSSSSSSRGSYYFPDDSPLSAATPIRSFSGSIPFSWEYLPGIPKKQSPARLRLDSASPLTSLLPLPPISTTLPSSKRFGFHDWRKSNRQNSQRDPFFDAFVECSKEPSAATAAEQDPTAELWNSGSNGKAVSRSLSDRLGFLNPYSSCKRTCGVSESIVYRPRRGRSSFDLLNHRNGG; encoded by the coding sequence ATGTTTCAATCTTCTCGCCGGACTcgttctttctcttcttcttcttcttcttcttcctcctcctcctcctcctcctcctcctctcgcGGTTCTTACTATTTTCCCGATGACTCTCCGCTCTCCGCCGCCACTCCGATCCGATCATTCTCCGGCAGCATTCCCTTTTCCTGGGAGTATTTACCCGGGATCCCCAAGAAACAGTCTCCAGCGAGGCTTCGACTAGATTCCGCCTCTCCTCTGACCTCCCTCCTCCCCTTGCCTCCCATTTCCACCACTCTGCCGTCCTCCAAGCGCTTCGGATTTCACGACTGGAGGAAATCAAACCGCCAAAATTCGCAGCGAGATCCTTTCTTCGACGCCTTCGTCGAGTGCTCCAAAGAACCTTCCGCCGCCACCGCTGCTGAGCAAGACCCGACTGCCGAGCTCTGGAACAGCGGCAGCAATGGCAAAGCGGTTTCAAGAAGCCTGAGCGACCGATTGGGATTCCTGAATCCGTACTCTTCTTGCAAACGAACCTGCGGCGTTTCGGAATCCATCGTGTATCGTCCGAGAAGGGGGAGGAGTTCGTTCGATCTGCTAAACCACCGCAACGGTGGGTAA
- the LOC111779987 gene encoding transcription factor TGA7-like: MISQQSMSSSSTQLYASNMGIYEPFYQINSWGNAYSRPLLSPIIKVDDCVDNKPELIPFESMDHPESSQEMNKPIDDKVQRRLAQNREAARKSRMRKKVYVQQLETSRLKLAQLEQELERTKLKGVHTSCVVDTSHLGFGGLVNPGIAAFEMEYNHWVEEQQRQVTELRKALQVHVTDMELQILVESSLNHYHNLFCMKANVAKADVFYLMSGVWRSSAERFFLWIGGFRPSELLNVLKPYFGPLNEQQRADIHKLHQSSRQAEDALTQGMEKLHQNLSLSIANDPLGSYISQMGDGMERLEALENFVSQPSVCYSFLEQADHLRQQTLKRVSHILTTKQAAQGLLALGEYFHRLRVLSSLWTTRPRKPAEP; this comes from the exons ATGATTAGTCAACAGAGTATGAGCTCTTCATCCACTCAACTCTATGCTTCAAATATGGGTATCTATGAGCCATTTTACCAGATCAACTCATGGGGAAACGCCTACAGTCGTCCACTTTTATCGCCTATTATAAAAGTGGACGACTGTGTAGACAATAAA CCCGAGTTAATTCCTTTTGAATCGATGGATCATCCTGAGAGCAGTCAAGAAATGAACAAACCAATTGATGATAAG GTTCAAAGACGTTTAGCACAAAATCGAGAAGCAGCTCGTAAAAGCCGTATGAGGAAAAAG GTTTATGTGCAGCAGTTGGAAACTAGCCGTTTGAAGCTGGCTCAATTGGAGCAAGAGCTAGAAAGAACCAAGCTGAAG GGTGTACATACAAGCTGTGTGGTAGATACCAGCCACTTGGGATTCGGCGGATTGGTAAACCCAG GGATTGCTGCATTTGAGATGGAGTATAATCACTGGGTTGAGGAGCAACAGAGGCAGGTCACTGAACTGAGAAAAGCGTTGCAAGTTCATGTAACCGATATGGAACTCCAAATTTTGGTGGAGAGCAGCTTAAACCATTACCACAACTTGTTTTGCATGAAGGCAAATGTTGCAAAGGCTGATGTATTCTATTTAATGTCTGGAGTATGGAGATCATCAGCAGAGCGTTTTTTCCTCTGGATTGGGGGATTTCGCCCATCCGAGCTGCTCAAC GTTCTGAAGCCATACTTCGGGCCGTTAAACGAACAACAAAGAGCCGATATCCACAAGTTGCATCAGTCGTCTCGGCAAGCTGAAGACGCGCTCACACAGGGAATGGAAAAATTACACCAGAATCTATCCCTCAGCATTGCCAATGATCCTCTTGGAAGCTATATTTCTCAGATGGGTGATGGGATGGAGAGGCTAGAAGCATTGGAGAACTTTGTAAGCCAG CCGAGCGTGTGTTACTCTTTTCTTGAACAAGCAGACCATCTCAGGCAACAAACTTTGAAGAGAGTGTCTCACATCCTAACCACCAAACAAGCAGCACAAGGCTTGCTCGCTTTAGGCGAGTACTTCCATCGTCTCCGTGTTCTCAGTTCCCTCTGGACCACCCGACCTCGCAAACCCGCCGAGCCATGA
- the LOC111795495 gene encoding receptor homology region, transmembrane domain- and RING domain-containing protein 2-like, which yields MALSAANSGLAFLFLLLLVGCCGSAANVVLIGTNLTLSIDSIEADFAPTIASSGDPGVLYLANPLDACATLENNVQLPVTNSSPFALIIRGGCSFEDKVRRAQVAGFKAAIVYDNKDGGGLIAMAGSSAGIRIHAVFVTKSSGETLKKYAGSTNVEIWIAPSFENSAWSIMAISFISLLAISAMLATCFFAHRHRIRRGHSRSSHAREFRGISRRVVKAMPSLIFTTALEDNCTSVTCAICLEDYTPGEKLRILQCHHKFHASCVDSWLTAWRTFCPVCKRDARTSTGDPPPSESTPLLSSISSSFASSSILSSARSLPPSSAIQVSLSSRSLSASRNHSLSTTPYLQHSVRSSFCPSPSQRSVELRNASSQRSYTSHLLSPYSSCYPSISPLHSRYMIPLIPSPSNTSPSIIGSSSHQHNPLHISRSAASFSPFASAQSLPEC from the exons ATGGCTTTGAGTGCTGCGAATTCAGGTCTTgcgtttttgtttttgcttcttttggtTGGTTGTTGCGGCTCCGCAGCTAATGTGGTATTGATTGGTACCAACCTTACTCTTTCGATCGACTCCATTGAAGCTGATTTTg CTCCTACAATAGCAAGTTCTGGGGATCCTGGGGTGTTGTATCTAGCAAATCCTCTTGATGCATGCGCCACATTGGAAAATAATGTTCAGCTGCCTGTAACCAATAGTTCACCATTTGCGCTTATAATTAGAGGAGGATGTAGCTTCGAGGATAAAGTGAGGAGAGCCCAAGTGGCTGGATTTAAAGCTGCAATTGTATATGACAATAAGGATGGTGGTGGCCTCATTGCGA TGGCAGGGAGCTCAGCTGGTATTAGAATACATGCTGTATTTGTTACTAAATCATCCGGTGAGACATTGAAGAAGTACGCAGGCTCCACTAACGTTGAGATATGGATAGCTCCAAGCTTTGAAAACTCTGCATGGTCCATCATGGCCATCTCCTTTATTTCTCTTCTTGCAATCTCTGCAATGCTTGCTACTTGTTTCTTCGCTCATAGGCATCGAATAAGACGAGGACATTCTCGATCTTCTCATGCTCGAGAGTTTCGGGGCATAAGCAGACGAGTAGTTAAAGCAATGCCAAGCCTCATATTTACTACTGCTTTAGAGGATAATTGTACGTCAGTAACATGTGCCATATGCCTCGAGGACTATACTCCTGGTGAAAAACTCAGAATTCTACAATGTCATCACA AATTTCATGCCTCCTGTGTGGACTCTTGGCTTACTGCTTGGAGAACTTTCTGCCCGGTCTGCAAGCGAGATGCAAGAACTAGCACCGGTGATCCACCACCTTCAGAATCCACTCCATTGCTTTCAAGCATTTCCAGCTCTTTCGCTTCCTCCTCAATATTATCTTCTGCGAGATCATTACCACCAAGCTCTGCCATACAAGTATCCCTGTCATCAAGATCACTTTCGGCATCTCGGAACCACTCTCTCTCTACCACCCCTTACCTTCAGCATTCTGTTAGATCCTCCTTCTGCCCATCTCCATCCCAGAGATCAGTCGAACTCAGAAATGCATCCTCCCAGAGATCTTATACTTCGCATTTGCTTTCACCATATTCCTCGTGTTACCCGTCCATATCACCTTTACACTCAAGATACATGATTCCGCTTATTCCGAGTCCAAGCAACACCTCACCAAGCATAATAGGCTCTTCCAGTCATCAACATAATCCCTTGCATATAAGCAGGTCAGCTGCAAGTTTTTCTCCATTTGCTTCAGCTCAGTCTCTTCCTGAATGCTGA